AAATGGTTACTATATTCCTGCATATAGTTCACCCTGTAATAATCACTATACAAGAACTGATTGCTTTCTCCACGTTTAAAAGAAGCGACAAAATTGTCCTCTGGAATTATATTCTTTGCACCATCTCCCGGAATATCAACGTCACGCTGGAAACTCGCCCTGATAAAACTCTGGGGAAAAGTATAAATAGACTTGTTATTAAAAGCATAAGCAGCACTCAGATAACCTTTCATTTTTTCATCCTTAAAACCATAGGCGGCATAAGTATCAAAATAAAATCTTTTACTGAAATCTGTCGTTGTACGGCCTCCAAACCTTAACCTGAAGCCCTCCAGACTATTGAAGCTATAAAAACTATAAATAGGGCCAACTTCTGTCTTTCCGTATTTTTTATAGCCTATAAAAAGAATAGACGCTACATCCATCAAACGCTTAAAAGACTTCATTTGACCAAGGCTATCCATATTATGATAGATTTTGATCTTTTCTTTCGCTAAAGTATCCAGACGGTTATTTGCCCAGAACTGGTCTGACCTGCTTTCTGCCTCCGGAACTACCACCAGGCTTTCCCCTTTATAAATTGCGTCCGGCTGTACCACATTTGTTTTATAATCTTTAATTACAACCGTCCGCTCCCCCTTAAAACCTCTTCCTCCATCACTTCCTAAACCAAAGTCTACTAACAAATGACTTTTACTCAGGTAAAATTTCCCTAAAGAATCCTGCTCAAAATTCAGCTTCACTTCCATGGCCCGCACGAAATTTATATTTACATCTTTCGCCGTTTTCAATAAAGCATTCTGAACAGCATATTTCCCATCCATAGTGATATAAATCTTTCCTTCGAACAATAGTGCGTTCTTATTACGGGGAACGAACGAAAGTTCAATTAAATTAGGCTTAGCAGTCTTAATTGTATCTGTGATAAAAAACTTATAAAATGTAGGTGCTCCATCAGCAATAGGGCTTAAAAACTGGCTATTGGTGAAAACGATGTTATTATCATAGATGTTTACATCCGCATACATTCTCTCGAAATAATTACCAATCGCATTATTATCAACCAGCCCGTTATCAAAATTAACATGCTTGTCGGCCAGCATAATCACTTTTTTTTTCTCAGGATTCTTACGGTAATAATTCTGAGAAAACCGTTCACGAAGATAAATAGGCAAAATATTCTTTCCTCCTATCTCGGATGAATCCTGCTGATCAAACAGGAACTGATATTTACGGAAAAGCTTTTTATTCTTGAATTTCTCTGATAAATTACTGAGTGAAAATTGCATCCAGTCATACTGCTGATACTGTACTTCATTTGCGCTTTCAAGCCTGTTCATAGGTTTATGCTCAATCACCTTCCTGATCAGTTCTACAGCAGGGTTCCCTTTATTCTTATAAGGAGCCTTTTTACTGGAACTGATCGTCACCTCATTGAGATTTTGCGATTCTTCCTGGAGTTTAATATTCAGGATCTGTGCCTGACCGGCAACCACAGGGAAAACACGTGTTTTGAAGCCTACATATTCAACCTGTAGCTGGGTATAAGATTCAGTTGTACTGATCTCGTATTTTCCGTTAATATCTGTTCTGGCCATTATTTTAGTCCCCTTAAACAAAACTGTAACGTAAGGAATAGGAGTTCTGTCCTTCACATTTGTTATAGCCCCCGAAATTACGGTACGCTGGGCCGAAGCCTGGAGTGTAAAAAGAAAAACAAGTACAGTCAGTACACAAAAAGACTTCTTCTGGATATCAATCATAATCTAAAACGCCTGGCCTAAGTCTTTTTGTTAATATTTATGCAAATAACTGATTAATCATACACTGATCAGCATGTATTAATATGATAACTATTTGTAAATCATATAATAACTCTAATTAACCAAATGTTTCTCAATTAAGATGTTAATGTATGTTAAAAATCATACCAATTCATGATCATCTTTTAAAAAAAATCAAAAAGGTACGTTTATAAACAAGCTGCATAGTATAGGCCGCAGCGAAACAACACTAACTTAAGCCAATTGTTTTCTCCCGGAATGATTTTGGTACGGCCATAGTCTGGCGTTTAAAGAAAAGATTGAAATTTGCAGGATATTCAAAACCCAGGCAATAGCCTATTTCCGAAATATTCCATTCCGTATGTTTGAGCAAGGCAATAGCTTCATTTGCAATACGTCCGGAAATATGCTCAGAAGTAGTTTTACCAGTTACTTCCTTCACCGCATGATTCAGGTGGTTCACATGAATAGACAACCGTTCTGCAAAATCATTCGCTGTACGAAGCTGCAATACATGATCAGGAGAATAAATAGGAAATTGTCTTTCCAGCAGTTCAAAAAACAAAGATGCAATACGGGAAGACGCATTATTTGACTTAACCTGTGCTTCACAAGGCTGCATTTTCATCGCTTCATGAATAAGCAGATTCACATAATTACGGATCAGATCATACTTATAAGTATAATCACTCTCCATTTCTGCCAGCATTTTTTCAAAGATCCTGGCCACATGTTCCTGCTGCTCCTTATTAATATAAAACACAGGATTATCCTGTATCCTGGCCAGCAGAGAATTTTTTAGCGGCTCAGTGCGCTGACGCATAAAATTTTCGGTAAACAAGCAGAAATAGCCCGATTGAAATTCAGAAGTTGACTGCCACGAATATGGGATAGTCTGATTGGTGATCATTAAGGCACAACCATCAATCTCTATCTGCTGATTTGGATAATGGAGAATCCCTTTTCCAATGATGTATGCAATTTTATAAAAATCCCTCCTGTTATAAGGAGAAGGATTTAAGGTGCAGTAACCGAACCTTTTAAATACATTAAAATGTCCGGTATGTGCATCAAGTATTGTATTGGGAATAGTGACGTCTGGTCGGTTAACAGCAAACATCTCATAAAACTCCTGAAGGGACATACTTTTTTTCACGCATTAAAATTGCATAAATTTTAAGATGTCCCTATATTTTTTATGTAATATTATGGTTTGATAACGTCTCCGGGATGAATTTCTTCATTTGCCTGACTAACCAGGACATCCCCTTCTTTAATATCACCAAAAATTTCTATCCTGTCATCCGTTTCACGTCCCTTTTTAACCGTTACCTTTTCTGCTTTCCCACCATTAGAACGAATTACATATACACCTTCTGCACTTTCAACCAAAGCAGTTTTAGGAACAGTAAAAGTACTTGCATTTGCTGGCAAAGGAATCGAAACATCTGCTACCATTCCTGGTAAAAGCTGCTTCAGCAAATTAGGAACATCCATTTCTACTCTTTCGGAACGTAAACGCTGATCCAGTGCACCAGATAACCTTTTTACCTTCGCAGTAAACAATAAATCCGGTTGCGATTTCACAGTAAAAGTAACTGCATCCCCTTCTTTAAGATATCCAGTATATAATTCCGGAATAGAGATTGCCAGACGCAAATGTTTCTGTTGTTGTAAAGTGAATAAAGGAAATTCAGATCCTTTTCCTGATGGCCCTACATAAGCCCCAAGATTCACATTTCTCGAAGAAATTACCCCATCAAAAGGAGCACGGATTTCCAGGTAATTCTGGATAGACCCTACTTCTTTATAAGCTGCCTTTGCCGCATTAAACTGAGCAAGGTCTGAGTTTCTTTTCGCAATGGCCTGATCCAGATCATTCTTGGAAATTGTTCCGGGAGTTTTACTGGTTTCAAACAAACGGTCGTAATTCGCCTTACTGGCTGTATAAACAGCTTCCTGAGATTTCAGACGGGATTCAGCAGCTGCAAGCTGCGAAGCCAGTTCTGGTGCTTCCAGTGTCATTAGCAGCTGTCCCTGTTTAACCTCAGAGCCAATATCTGCTTTAAGTGTTCTCACAAAACTGCTCACCTTAGCATATAAATCAACCTGTTGATAAGCAATCAGCTCACCTGGCATTTTCAATGAAGTTGCCATTTTTTCTTTGCTCAGCACAAAAGTCTTGAGCTCAACTTTTTTATCAGCAGCTTTATTTTCTTTTTTCTCTTCGTGGTGACAACTGCTCAGCATGGCTGCCAATGCAATACTGCTTAAAAAAAAGGAAGTCCGGCGGAATATTTGTTTGTTCATTATATGAGATGCTATGTATCTGTTCTTATTAGTATTTGAGGCGTTTAACACCTGATTATTATTTACCTTCATGTAATCCTTTAATAAAATGTGCACTTTCTTCATCTTCCGGATCTAAGGATAAGGACTGTGTAGAAACTTTACCTTGTACCCATGCAAATACCATAGGCAAGATAATTAATACGGCGAAAGTAGAAGCAATTAATCCTCCGATTACCGCTCTTCCCAGTGGAGATACCTGATCCCCACCCTCTCCATGACCAATAGCCATCGGTAACATACCCGCAACCATCGCCACACTGGTCATAATGATTGGACGTAAACGTAACCCAGCTGCTTCTCTGGCAGATTCCAGTGCATTTCCGTTATGTTTTCTCAACTCCTCTGCATTCGTAATTAACAAGACCGCATTGGCAATAGACACCCCGACAGACATGATAATCCCCATATAAGACTGTAAGTTAAGCGTAGAACCCGTCAATTTCAACAATAACAGTGATCCTAATATTACGGCCGGAACTGTTGCCAGAATAACAAGTGGTACCCTGAACGACTGGAAGTTAGCCGATAACATTAGGAAAATCACGACAATAGCCACTAATAAACCAGTCTGCAAACTAGTCAGCGTTTCATCCAGCACTTTTCCCAGACCAATCTGTTCTACCACAACTCCCCTTGGCAGTTCACCCAGGTTTTTGATAGCCAGAGTCACATCTTTATTGGCCGACCCCAAATCTTTATCATTCAGGTTCGCAGTTACAGATAAGTATGGCGTAGCCCCAAGGTTATCATTTTCACCATAAGTAGTATCAGCTTTAATTGTAGCGACATCACTTAATACAGGTCTGCTGCTGTTTTTAAGCAGCGGGATTTCACCAAGATCATCTTTACTGTTCATCTGGTTTAAAGGAACCTGTACCTGAACACCATAAGATAAACCGATCTTTTCATCTACCCAGTTATTTTTATCTGTATAACGGGAAGATGAAGTCGAAGCAACCAATGATTTCGAGATATCATTTAAATCAATTCCCAGCTGAGCAGCACGTACCCTGTCAATATTGATATTTAACGAAGGATATTTAATCGGCTGTGCAATCTGCACATCTCTCATATAATTGATTTTCCTTAACTCAGAGACGATTTTACCCGCATATTCCTCGTTTATCTTTTTGTTTTTACCAGCAATTCTGACTTCCACCGGAGTTGGAGAACCCTGACTTAATACCTTATCAGTTAATTCGATAGGCTCAAATGATAACTTTACATCAGGAATCTGTTTTTTAACCTCATCACGCAACTTATCTTTCAGCTCATCCATATTCACATGATAGTCTTTCAATGCGATCTGGAAAACAGCCTCATGAGGTCCGCCCATAAATAAATAAATTGGATTCACAGAGAAAAGCGCAGGATGCTGTCCAACATAAACAGAAGTAATTCCCACATGTTCAGGCCCTACCATTTTTTTCAGGACTTTCAGGATCATATTTGCTTTTTCCTCTGTTCTTTCTATACGTGTACCATCGGGAGCACGCATCCTCAGCTGAAACTGGCTTGAATTCACTTTAGGCAATACATCACGGCCAATATTAGCTAACATTAGGATCGCAGAACCAATAATAACGATCAGGTAAATAATCACAACCGGCTTACGGATCAGGAATAAACGGTCAATGAAACGCATAAACCTATTTCTGAATTTATCAAATAACGTCACTTTTCCACCTTCATCATAACCCTCACGCTCTACCAGAATTTTTTTCTGGTTCAGCGTTTCCTGCTCAGATTCCAATGTCAAACCCGTTTGATTAAAAGCATCCTCATCCTCGGTAATAGCAGGATTCGTTTTTACATGCTTGTGCGGATGCGCCACCATTAACCAGTTCGCCAGAATAGGGACAAAAGTCTGGGATAAAAGGAAAGAAATGATCATGGAGAACCCAATAGCTAATGCCAAAGGTAAAAATAAGGCTCCAGGTATACCTGTCATCGTAAAAGCAGGTGCAAATACAGCCAGGATACATAATAAGATCAGCAACTTAGGAAAAGCAATCTCCTTACAAGCATCCCATATCGCCAGCGCCTTGGGTTTCCCCATATCAAAATGCTGGTGAATATTCTCTATCGTTACCGTAGACTCATCCACCAGGATACCAATGGCCAGTGCCAGCCCTGAAAGTGACATAATATTAATAGTCTGTCCAAATAATTTCAGGAACAATACACCTGCAATAATTGAAGTTGGAATCGTCAGGATAACGATTAATGCAGCTCTTTTATCTCCTAAAAACAATAATACCATTAAACCCGTCAGAATAGCTCCAATAGCACCCTCACTGATTAAACTTTCTACAGCATTGATAACAGATACAGACTGGTCAAACTCATAAGATAACTTCACATCCTCAGGCAATGTATTTTGAATTTTCGGCAAATTAGCCTTCAGATTCTTCACTACATCCCATGTCGAAGCATCCCCCGACTTGGCAATACTCAGATAAACAGAACGTTTACCATTAATCAATGCATAACCATTCGTTACATCCGCTCCATCTTTTACACTGGCAACATCACGTAAATAAAGATTCTGAACCCCTCCTTTAAACAATGGGATATTCTCAAAATCTTTGATTTCTTTAATCGTATAATTAGTTGGTGTAATATAGTTTTTATCCCCTATACGCACATTTCCCGAAGGAGCCGTCTGGTTATTCGTACTGATTGCACTTACAATCTGCTCTACAGTAAGGTTATGTGACCGCATTAAACCTGGATTCACATTAATCTCTACCGTACGCGGGCTACCCCCAAAAGGTGCAGGAGCCAGTAAACCTGGAATAGCCGTAAAAGAAGCACGGACATAGGTATTCGCTAAATCCTGCAATTCATTATTACTGCGGGTCGGACTGCTTAATACCAGCTGTCCAATAGGTAAGGATGACGCATCAAACCTGATAATAAAGGGGGGCTGGGACCCGGGGGGGAAGATCGCCTGGGCCCGATTAGACAGCGCGCTCAGTTCTGAGGCCGCCTGTGCCATATTCGTTCCCTCATAATAGGTCAGCTTCATCAGCATCAACCCCTGTGTATTTTTAGTTTCAATACTTTTTATACCATTCGCAAAAAGCAAGACATTGACATAGTTTTTAGCAAAATAAGACTCCATTTGAGTAGGTGTATATCCCCCAAACGGGTGGGCGATATAAATAACCGGCAAATTCATCTGAGGTAAAATATCGACCTTGATACTGGTCATGGCACTGATACCGAAGAACAGTAAACCGGCAACAAACACCATTATTGAAATGGGTTTTCGCAATGCAAAACGTATTAAATTCATATCTGGGTAGCAGCTTAAAATTCGTTAATAAATAGATTATAATCACCCATTGCGGCTGATTTCAATAATAAAGCCTGCCAAACATTGGTATAAGCAATATCACGATCAGTCTCTGCCCTGTTCAGCGCATAAAGTGCCTGCGTTAAATCAACAATTGTTGTCAACCCATTTTTATACAAAGTACTTTTCTGCAAATACGCCTCACTCGCTGCCTTAACCTGTACAGGAGCTTCGTTATAATTGTCCATTGCATTTTTAATCTTGGTTTCAGCAAGTGCCAGCTGCGCATGTAATTGCTGATCAACCAGTTCATATTCATTTTGCAGGCCACTGGAAATATAACGCTGTGCTTTAACCTGCGGAGCATTACGCAGAATCGTCGTTAAATTCCACGTTACGCCAACACCGAACAAATAATTACCACGGGTTGGATTAACTCCATCACCATAACTATGTGAATACGCATTCAGGTCATTCGGATAGTTAGTTTCAAATCCTGAACCCCTGCCCTGTAGTATTCCGATTAAAGAAAAAGTCGGGTAAGCCAGCTTCTTGTAATAATTCAATTGTTGATTACTAACCTCTATTCTGTTCTTGTAAAATTTCAAAAGCGGGTGCTCTTTAAAATTCACATTGGTATCTGCTAATAAAATTGACTGCGGAACATGGTTAATCGATGCAGTGTCTACCTTAAAACCAGTAGCAGTAACCCCCATTAAAACGCCCAGTTTATTCGCCTGTTCCTGTTCCAGATCAACTGCCTTGGTCAGTGAAATTTTAGCGTTTGAAACTTCTGCCGCAGCTAAAGAAGAATCTACTCCGGCGATCAGTCCATTTTTTGCACGCAGTGACGCATTATCTTTAAAAACTATCGCTCTTTCCAGGTTTTTCTGCTGAGATTTAGTGAGTCGCTGAGCCGCAAGCAAATTCAGATAAGCAGCAGATACCCGCACCTCATGCTGGAATATTTCCTGGCTCAGATCATTTTCATCCCGCTTAAGGATTTCTTTTGAAACTTTGATCTTTTCACGGATTCTTCCGAAGCTGAAGAAATCCCAGTTTATATTACTGAGATAAAGCGCTCCAAAAGCAGCATTCCAATTTTGCTGGGCAAGTGCCGGGCCAGACGAAGCCGTGCTTAATCCACCTAAAGCAGAAAGCGGTCCGTTCTGACCATTAATAGTTCCATAATCTTGCTGTGCAGCAAGTGTTAAATTTGGGAGATACTCCCTTCTGGCCTGTTCAACTGATTGTTTAGAGGCGCTCACGTAATTGCTTTTTGCCTTTATAGTTCCGTAATTGGTAATTGCTGTATGGACCGCATCCTTCATATTCAGGGTTTGGGCCTCAGTAGTTACAGCAGTACACAGGAAAGAGGAAAAAAGAAGGGTAGAAAATGATATTCGGGGCATTAGATTGATGTTAAATTAAATCTATAATCTACTTAGTGTTTATTGTACGTGACAAAAGTATCTGTTAGAACATCAACCGAAAATATTCAGTTCAAATCAATACTTATTAAATTCAAACAATTGGTTTTAAAATCGCTTAATTAAGGCTATTAAGGGCTTTTAAGTGGAAATAAAGAGCCAGCTACCAGTGCAATTAACTAAAAATCCTTTTATATGACAATAGACTGACTCATAAAGCACAAAAGAGCATAAAATAAAGCCATTTTTCAGTACCATAAGGCCAATTATCCCAATAAAACCGGAATAATCTCAGCCGGTTTCCGATAAATAATTGCTTTAATAAAACTACCGTAATAAAAATCAGTTTTTAAGACGGCATAAGTCTGTTCTTCAAAAAAATGCTCCGTATTAATCAACGTTTTTGCCTCCACGGATGAAATCTTGCTGAAAAACAAATACATAGACTTTAATAAAAGTAATTGCCACCTCTTCCCGGATTGCTTCGTATAATAAAAATCCGCAAAAAGCCATATTCCACCAGGCTTAAGCAAAGCATTGAGCTGATTAAAGATCAACCGGATATTGTCCGCAGAAAAATTATCAAAAAAGAAAGCAGTAATCAGTACATCATAAAACCCTGAAGGTTTAAAATCTTCCATTGCCGCATGGATGAACTCCACCCTATTTCCCTTTACCGCTCTTTTTTTTGAACGTTCGAGCATTTTGGATGAAATTTCGACATAGGTGATCTTTAATCCAGAAGAATGAACTTTAGCAAGTTCTTCCAATATCCAGCCAGTCCCCCCTCCTGCAATTAAAATAGTACTGTTTGCGGGAACCGCACTTAACTGCTGGATCTGTGCTTTGACCTGTGCCCGGAAAAAGACCATTCTGCTCAGCACATCATAATAATCCGCTATACTGTCATAATTGTTCTTCATTCCCGTCTGTTAAAAGCAAACTAAATAAACTGCATTGCAATAATGCCGCAAATGGCCTTCACCATAATCAGCCCATCAATGACGATAAGATAATAAAATATTTTCTTTCTGCTGTTCATGGAATAAGCAACAAGTGCAGTCAGCACAAAAGGAACCAGGTTAAATATAATTCTTGATGCAGGAAAATGTTCAATATTGGCAAAAACCAGTAAGGATATAATTCCAGTAACTAAAAGTGGGATCAGCACAAAGAATATTGTTTTCTTAAGCCCTATTCTGACCACAAAAGTCTTCAGCTGATTATTGGAATCAATCGCATAATCCTTCATATCAAACATAATTGCATTAACCGTACAAAACATCCAGTTCTTTACAAAAAGAAAATACCAGAGCGTCGTTCTGGCAACATCAGTACCGGATTCTATCTTCAATAAGATTAAAGGTAATAAATTCGCAGTAGCAGCCCATACAAACCCTATAATGAAGGGTTTCAGCCAGCCTGTGTTCCTTAAATTGAGATTAAAGAAAAACACAGGTACTAAACCATAATATAAAACAGCCATGGCTACGATTATACCAACAACCATCCAGTAAACCAGCGGCAAATGTAAAATGGCCTCAAAATTACTGACGGTCATATAAAAAATCAGTCCACCGCAAACCATACTCAGTACGAGCTGGCTCAACCGTATAAAACCACGGTGTTCTGCATACCAGGCCGTTCTTGGATTTTGCGTTTTCCGGCTATCAGTTGCCCCCATATACGCATAAGTATAATAGACTATGGGTGCGAGGAACAACAATACATAATAATTCAGGGAGTTAAAAGGGACCTTTAACTGTAAAGTAGACTCTATGGTCAAAGCCACGGCCAGTAAACCTATAAAATAGTTGCCAAAAAATATAAACTTTATAATTTTTAAACCCATTATAAGATTTCCTGAGCTGGTTTGAGAATCTGCATTAATTTGTACGTGCTATTTTAATGGTATTTTTTGAGGATATCTTCTATTCTTGCATCAGGAACAAGGTCTGTGACTGCAATTAATTTAATCCTTTTGAAATCAGGATGTAAAGTATTGATTACATAATTATTGCATTCCGGCATTACCGCTGACGGAACTTTCAAAACAGGTATCCGCAGATCATCAAACCATTTATTACCTATCGGCTGGCAATGACTATAATCATAAGGATCACGCCAGTCGGGGTCCAGCTTACTTTCTTCTACCGTACTGATCAGTAAATCGTCCGGAATTTCAATAAAAACTGTTTTAAAATCCTGATTAAAACCAACTCCCTGCCGCCTCACCATATTTTCCATAAAGGCCAGCGGGATGTTTTCTGCACAGTAAATTACACGCTTACCAGTAGAAGCCCATCGTCCATTTGCACCCGAAGCAGTGAGCGAGCCTGCATAATTTTTATGCCCTATTCTGAATACGATCATCTGTACACTTAAACAGCGTCACCATAAGCCATTTTCAAAAGCTCATCTGCAACCAGATCTACTCCGCCCGGGGTAGTTAACCAGTCCATAGGACGCTCTTTTGAATTCCAGAAAGGTTTATTTAACCAGTAACTGAACTCATCTACAGTACCAAATAACTCCACTCCTTTTTTATAAAGGCCTATTAATTTAAGCAAATGCTCTCCATAAACAGGTTCCAGTAATTTTTTCTGCTCTTTATAATTGCTGATTGTTCTGGATGATATATTAATCAAATCCGCCAGTGATTTATTTGAAATATTAATCGCTTCAGCAAAATCATAGAATAAACCGGGTTTTAACCCCTGTCTGGCATATTGAAAGACCTTCATATCATCACTTACATCAATTGCATTAAACTTGACGCGAAGTGTCTCTGTGCGTTTATCCGAAAGTAATACACTTGTAGCTGACATATCCTTGAGTTTAGAAGACTAATATACGAATTTTTTCAATATCAAGGTCGAAATTATTCGTATATCCATTTAGCTTCTAAAATAACCAGTCTTATTTACTTCGCTGTGACGATAATCGTGCCGCACGGGCCAGATTATCAGTTGCCTGCAAGATTTTCGCCTTCAAACGTGGGTTATAATCCGGATGATTTTTAAGAAATCCACTCACTATAGCACCAGCTGCTGTACTTTGATAATACCCAAATGTAGCCTGTAACCACGACTGCGGAAAGAAGATATCACCAGTAGACTGAATTTCCCCTAATAAATCCAGACTTTTCTCTAAATAAGCAACACTATATTGCTGACGCAAAGGATGATGCAAATAATATAAAGCAGCCAGAACATTGGACTCTTTTGCCCTGTTTGCAGGAAATTTCAAGCTGTCAAAGAAATCATCCCTTATACTTTTCTTCGACGAAACAGCTGGCATAATGAATTCAAACCTCTTTTTACGGTCAGGGTTCGTAATTCTGGACTCCTGTACAGGTAAAATAGACATATCCGCATCATCTCTTACCGCCAGAGATAGCGCCAGACTCGTGTAATCATCCTCAGAAAGCGTAATACCCGCAGGAGCTTTCTGACTTTTCCAGATCTGGTACAGCTTATTTCTCGCCACCTGGCTCATAAAAATATCCTGATAAGCTTTAAAAAGCTGTTTTTTATTATTACTGCTTTGCTGTTGCAGCATTGCATCCCATAATTTATTTTCCAGTGCAGCTGATAAAAGCTGTCTTTCTTTAACACTGCTGAATTGCCAGTAAATAGTACTGATATAATTGCTGAGTAACCTGATATTCAACTCTTCTCCTTCTTTAGCCAGCCCCTGGCTAAACAGCGTTAATAAAGCGGCTGGTT
The sequence above is drawn from the Pedobacter cryoconitis genome and encodes:
- a CDS encoding efflux RND transporter permease subunit — its product is MNLIRFALRKPISIMVFVAGLLFFGISAMTSIKVDILPQMNLPVIYIAHPFGGYTPTQMESYFAKNYVNVLLFANGIKSIETKNTQGLMLMKLTYYEGTNMAQAASELSALSNRAQAIFPPGSQPPFIIRFDASSLPIGQLVLSSPTRSNNELQDLANTYVRASFTAIPGLLAPAPFGGSPRTVEINVNPGLMRSHNLTVEQIVSAISTNNQTAPSGNVRIGDKNYITPTNYTIKEIKDFENIPLFKGGVQNLYLRDVASVKDGADVTNGYALINGKRSVYLSIAKSGDASTWDVVKNLKANLPKIQNTLPEDVKLSYEFDQSVSVINAVESLISEGAIGAILTGLMVLLFLGDKRAALIVILTIPTSIIAGVLFLKLFGQTINIMSLSGLALAIGILVDESTVTIENIHQHFDMGKPKALAIWDACKEIAFPKLLILLCILAVFAPAFTMTGIPGALFLPLALAIGFSMIISFLLSQTFVPILANWLMVAHPHKHVKTNPAITEDEDAFNQTGLTLESEQETLNQKKILVEREGYDEGGKVTLFDKFRNRFMRFIDRLFLIRKPVVIIYLIVIIGSAILMLANIGRDVLPKVNSSQFQLRMRAPDGTRIERTEEKANMILKVLKKMVGPEHVGITSVYVGQHPALFSVNPIYLFMGGPHEAVFQIALKDYHVNMDELKDKLRDEVKKQIPDVKLSFEPIELTDKVLSQGSPTPVEVRIAGKNKKINEEYAGKIVSELRKINYMRDVQIAQPIKYPSLNINIDRVRAAQLGIDLNDISKSLVASTSSSRYTDKNNWVDEKIGLSYGVQVQVPLNQMNSKDDLGEIPLLKNSSRPVLSDVATIKADTTYGENDNLGATPYLSVTANLNDKDLGSANKDVTLAIKNLGELPRGVVVEQIGLGKVLDETLTSLQTGLLVAIVVIFLMLSANFQSFRVPLVILATVPAVILGSLLLLKLTGSTLNLQSYMGIIMSVGVSIANAVLLITNAEELRKHNGNALESAREAAGLRLRPIIMTSVAMVAGMLPMAIGHGEGGDQVSPLGRAVIGGLIASTFAVLIILPMVFAWVQGKVSTQSLSLDPEDEESAHFIKGLHEGK
- a CDS encoding DUF5686 and carboxypeptidase-like regulatory domain-containing protein, coding for MIDIQKKSFCVLTVLVFLFTLQASAQRTVISGAITNVKDRTPIPYVTVLFKGTKIMARTDINGKYEISTTESYTQLQVEYVGFKTRVFPVVAGQAQILNIKLQEESQNLNEVTISSSKKAPYKNKGNPAVELIRKVIEHKPMNRLESANEVQYQQYDWMQFSLSNLSEKFKNKKLFRKYQFLFDQQDSSEIGGKNILPIYLRERFSQNYYRKNPEKKKVIMLADKHVNFDNGLVDNNAIGNYFERMYADVNIYDNNIVFTNSQFLSPIADGAPTFYKFFITDTIKTAKPNLIELSFVPRNKNALLFEGKIYITMDGKYAVQNALLKTAKDVNINFVRAMEVKLNFEQDSLGKFYLSKSHLLVDFGLGSDGGRGFKGERTVVIKDYKTNVVQPDAIYKGESLVVVPEAESRSDQFWANNRLDTLAKEKIKIYHNMDSLGQMKSFKRLMDVASILFIGYKKYGKTEVGPIYSFYSFNSLEGFRLRFGGRTTTDFSKRFYFDTYAAYGFKDEKMKGYLSAAYAFNNKSIYTFPQSFIRASFQRDVDIPGDGAKNIIPEDNFVASFKRGESNQFLYSDYYRVNYMQEYSNHFSFNLGFKKWAQTPAGSLIFANYMDNKAVLTDQVISSELSLDLRYAPFEKFYQGKTFRERIIEKYPVFNLNYSRGIKGLFGGQYNYHNIMGSIDKRFYLSQFGRSDVRLEGGYIAGKVPFPLLDIHRANQSYSYQIYAYNLMNFMEFVSDHYVSLNIDHNFNGLILNRIPLLKKLKLREYITFKGLYGGLRKENDPNQDASLLQFPVNGDGVKTTYSLGKLPYIEGSIGIGNIFKVVRLDLVRRFNYLDNPGISKYGLRAKVQFEF
- a CDS encoding TolC family protein is translated as MPRISFSTLLFSSFLCTAVTTEAQTLNMKDAVHTAITNYGTIKAKSNYVSASKQSVEQARREYLPNLTLAAQQDYGTINGQNGPLSALGGLSTASSGPALAQQNWNAAFGALYLSNINWDFFSFGRIREKIKVSKEILKRDENDLSQEIFQHEVRVSAAYLNLLAAQRLTKSQQKNLERAIVFKDNASLRAKNGLIAGVDSSLAAAEVSNAKISLTKAVDLEQEQANKLGVLMGVTATGFKVDTASINHVPQSILLADTNVNFKEHPLLKFYKNRIEVSNQQLNYYKKLAYPTFSLIGILQGRGSGFETNYPNDLNAYSHSYGDGVNPTRGNYLFGVGVTWNLTTILRNAPQVKAQRYISSGLQNEYELVDQQLHAQLALAETKIKNAMDNYNEAPVQVKAASEAYLQKSTLYKNGLTTIVDLTQALYALNRAETDRDIAYTNVWQALLLKSAAMGDYNLFINEF
- a CDS encoding efflux RND transporter periplasmic adaptor subunit gives rise to the protein MNKQIFRRTSFFLSSIALAAMLSSCHHEEKKENKAADKKVELKTFVLSKEKMATSLKMPGELIAYQQVDLYAKVSSFVRTLKADIGSEVKQGQLLMTLEAPELASQLAAAESRLKSQEAVYTASKANYDRLFETSKTPGTISKNDLDQAIAKRNSDLAQFNAAKAAYKEVGSIQNYLEIRAPFDGVISSRNVNLGAYVGPSGKGSEFPLFTLQQQKHLRLAISIPELYTGYLKEGDAVTFTVKSQPDLLFTAKVKRLSGALDQRLRSERVEMDVPNLLKQLLPGMVADVSIPLPANASTFTVPKTALVESAEGVYVIRSNGGKAEKVTVKKGRETDDRIEIFGDIKEGDVLVSQANEEIHPGDVIKP
- a CDS encoding helix-turn-helix domain-containing protein; this translates as MSLQEFYEMFAVNRPDVTIPNTILDAHTGHFNVFKRFGYCTLNPSPYNRRDFYKIAYIIGKGILHYPNQQIEIDGCALMITNQTIPYSWQSTSEFQSGYFCLFTENFMRQRTEPLKNSLLARIQDNPVFYINKEQQEHVARIFEKMLAEMESDYTYKYDLIRNYVNLLIHEAMKMQPCEAQVKSNNASSRIASLFFELLERQFPIYSPDHVLQLRTANDFAERLSIHVNHLNHAVKEVTGKTTSEHISGRIANEAIALLKHTEWNISEIGYCLGFEYPANFNLFFKRQTMAVPKSFREKTIGLS